In Sphingobacterium sp. R2, the genomic stretch TTTTTATGTTTTTTTTTTGATGCTTTACTTTGGATTAGCGTATTTCGCTTCTGAAAGTAGCTTCTCGTCAGTAAGGCTGATCAAAAATGCTTTGATCGCTTTTACTTCTCTGTCTGAAAGAGCAATCCCCGGATTTCCATTAGCCTGAAAAAGTAGCCGGTCTGTATATATTGTGTTTTTTATTCCGGATTGATAGTGTTTTAAGACTTCGTCAATGGTTGCGAAGCGTCCGTCATGCATATAAGGAGCGCTTACCATGACATTTCTTAGAGAAGGCGTTTTGTACGCGCCTAAGTCTTTGATATCGTAGCTGATGCGATATCGCCCCTTGTAAACCCAATCTTTGGAATCGTCACTAAAATCGGTATCTATACCATTATTGTGATAATTGTTGTCTGTAAATAAGTCTGTAGAATGACAGCCTCCACATTTTGACTGAACCAATTGCATACCCAGCAGTTCGTCTTCACTGAAGCTAACCTGTCCCTCTTTCCTTTTGTAGCGATCGTATTTTGAATTGGCGGATATAATTGTGCGCTGAAACTGGGCCAGGGCCCTCACCACACCCGCAGCCGTAGGATTTTCTCCAAATGCCTCTTTAAAGAGACCGACATAAAGAGGTTTTGCCATTAAACGATCGACCATTTCGGGAAAGTAAATTCCCATTTCATCCTCGTGCGTCAAAGGACCAAAGGCCTGCGATTCTAAATTTTTGGATCCGCCGTCCCAAAAAGTCCATTATTGGCCCAGGCCAGATTGAACAATGCAGGTGAATGCCGATCCAGGGCTTTGCCAGAGATACCAAGATTTGAAAGGATCAGACCATCCGAAAAAGCACGATCCTGATGATGGCAGCTTGCGCAGCTTACTGTCATGGTAGAGGACAATAAGGGTTCGTAAAACAGGCGCTGTCCGAGTTCGACGCCAGCTTTGGTCAGGGGATTGTCTTGCATAGCGGCAGGCTTTGGAAAGTTGGCGGGCACTTCCATTACGTAAGGCGTATTATCTTCCGGATCAACCGTTTCTATGGTTTCCTTCTGACAGGAAAACATTAGATTGGCCAACAACAAAAATCCAAAATGCAGTACCTTATTATTTTTTGACATTGACATCCCCACTGATCTTATTTTGTTTTGGATTCAGTTCCTTTGAAAACTATTGCCTTGGAAAGAAACGTATCGCGCAAGCCTTTCATCAGATCTTTTGTTGTCTGACTGATGGTATTATTGGCCCAAGGATAACGGGTGTTTGACAAAAGCTCTTTCACATCGACATTAAAATTGATATTGGAAGTGTTGGTACCACTGATTTCAATATTTTTATCAAATGTAACTTCTTTCTCTGCACCAGTATAGAGATCATTGGAACCGATATCCCACAATAATGGTTTTTTGTTTGGATTGCCATCGGCCCAATAGATATTTCCTTTCAGGTTCAAGAATTTGTAGCTTGTAAACCACATCCATCCATCATCAAACCCCATTCCGTTCAGCACGCCAAGCTCCCCTGTGGTCAACGAGAAGTTATCATTATATTTAGGCTCAACACCGATCGAAAATTTGATACTTTTGTATTGTCCTACCGGAATATTTTTGAGCTGTATTTCTTCTCTTTTTGTAGCAGGGTAGACATCATTGGAGTGATCAACGACCAGTTCTTGGGTTTCCTCTACTAGGTAATATGAATTGGGTACCAAGACTTCCTGTCCGGCA encodes the following:
- a CDS encoding cytochrome-c peroxidase, with protein sequence MSKNNKVLHFGFLLLANLMFSCQKETIETVDPEDNTPYVMEVPANFPKPAAMQDNPLTKAGVELGQRLFYEPLLSSTMTVSCASCHHQDRAFSDGLILSNLGISGKALDRHSPALFNLAWANNGLFGTADPKI
- a CDS encoding cytochrome-c peroxidase encodes the protein MTHEDEMGIYFPEMVDRLMAKPLYVGLFKEAFGENPTAAGVVRALAQFQRTIISANSKYDRYKRKEGQVSFSEDELLGMQLVQSKCGGCHSTDLFTDNNYHNNGIDTDFSDDSKDWVYKGRYRISYDIKDLGAYKTPSLRNVMVSAPYMHDGRFATIDEVLKHYQSGIKNTIYTDRLLFQANGNPGIALSDREVKAIKAFLISLTDEKLLSEAKYANPK
- a CDS encoding MbnP family protein; this encodes MKKNLMFLLTAVAGIILSSCEKEVVKEILTDSQGTATLKFDARYGDQDFELNKKYDFKLTNESGTYNLQFDFNRFRYWVSNVKLINAAGQEVLVPNSYYLVEETQELVVDHSNDVYPATKREEIQLKNIPVGQYKSIKFSIGVEPKYNDNFSLTTGELGVLNGMGFDDGWMWFTSYKFLNLKGNIYWADGNPNKKPLLWDIGSNDLYTGAEKEVTFDKNIEISGTNTSNINFNVDVKELLSNTRYPWANNTISQTTKDLMKGLRDTFLSKAIVFKGTESKTK